From Flavobacterium sp. 102, a single genomic window includes:
- a CDS encoding lipocalin family protein — translation MKKTILVITATTALFFASCADKTNKTEGEATSVESTQAEPEKAAEPEEATIVGTWKLSDIDLGMEAPKGKEQALEDMKKKMIAETVYTFNADGTMTFKNPMVPETPATYTQEDSKIIITDNKTKKAETISVEELTAEKLVLSSEQGGRKAVMTFSK, via the coding sequence ATGAAGAAAACAATCTTAGTGATTACAGCAACAACGGCATTATTTTTTGCCTCATGCGCCGACAAAACAAACAAGACAGAAGGCGAAGCGACATCAGTCGAAAGCACTCAAGCTGAACCTGAGAAAGCTGCCGAACCTGAAGAAGCCACCATCGTAGGCACTTGGAAACTGTCTGATATCGATTTAGGAATGGAAGCGCCAAAAGGCAAAGAGCAAGCCTTAGAAGACATGAAAAAGAAAATGATTGCCGAAACCGTGTATACTTTCAATGCAGACGGAACGATGACTTTCAAAAACCCAATGGTTCCGGAAACGCCGGCAACTTATACACAGGAAGATTCTAAAATTATTATTACAGACAATAAAACCAAAAAAGCGGAAACCATCAGTGTAGAAGAATTAACGGCTGAAAAACTGGTTTTGTCCAGCGAACAAGGCGGTAGAAAAGCTGTAATGACTTTTTCAAAATAA
- a CDS encoding fibronectin type III domain-containing protein has translation MKAIIIHHLHQKIAIVLIASALFFSTTILGQCTNGTGTVSAFTPNYSGNIETIQSISAGHFAKVNILPNKYYTFVSSLQNQQSNGYTGFITITNEDGSLVLANGYGSSPLFWQSNSDTGVIRYYIHGSSNCTTSVAQYNYSIVSYNSLCSAPTNLTTTNITNSSATLNWTPPASPPGNGYQYYISQDSTPPLNTDSTPPTGYSLTNSKVINNLNQNTTYRWWVRSSCGTQNSIWVYYGAFTTAATICNQPSNLSISAITGNSALLSWTAPSPTPSDGYQYYFNTTGTTPITQFDTDNTSVTLNNLQPSTTYYYWVKSVCGFNIFSPWLFGGSFTTLNGQFCNVAEYGLYPSATFTPTCTGTAENIAIDAYSGEYSNVAINANTNYTFSSSVATDYITLTSQDGSTLLTNGTTPLSWNSGTNSGIIRYYFHKSVACDSENIERTRSITCNSTASCLPPSNLSSFNVGSSTASISWTAAVSNPSLYDVYFSTSNTAPNAATIPNGSIGTTAATLSSLSVSTTYYFWVRSNCNPLVSSWVSGGSFTTTATPCNVPSNITKTNITSSAAQINWTAASPTPSNGYQFYYSTINTAPIVSTTPSGNATANSTNLSGLVAATTYYIWLRSNCGASQSVWVSGGSFTTLAATCNPPSSLTSSGITSSTAQISWTAASPAPTQYDVYFSTSNTTPTAATTPVGSITGVAANIIDLTAGTTYYFWVRSNCGSSNSAWVYGGSFTTIAQGACIDALYGQYPEQQFTPNCTGSFQTIVTDAYAGEFSFVDVYPNRTYTFSSSVATDFITIGDGNQTMVYTSGITPLTWNSGSVTDVVRFYLHTNSSCGSQNVNRIRSVKCSNTLEVEDNQMESLLLFPNPTTNLLHVTYSTIIDSVFIYNILGQLVAKQNIQAKTGIINLSEVSAGTYFVKVLSGENLKTLKVIKE, from the coding sequence ATGAAAGCGATTATTATCCATCATCTTCACCAAAAAATTGCAATAGTCTTAATTGCTAGTGCTCTTTTTTTTTCAACAACAATTTTAGGACAGTGTACTAATGGAACGGGAACTGTTTCAGCCTTTACACCCAATTACTCGGGGAATATTGAAACCATTCAAAGTATTAGTGCGGGTCACTTTGCCAAGGTAAATATACTACCCAATAAGTATTATACTTTTGTGTCTTCTCTTCAAAATCAACAATCCAATGGTTATACAGGCTTTATTACCATTACTAATGAAGACGGTTCTTTGGTTTTAGCGAATGGTTATGGGAGTTCACCTCTATTTTGGCAATCCAATTCAGATACAGGTGTTATTCGATATTATATTCACGGTTCTTCTAATTGTACTACTTCAGTGGCACAATATAATTATTCTATTGTAAGTTATAATTCTCTTTGTTCCGCGCCAACAAATTTGACTACCACTAATATCACTAACAGCAGTGCGACTCTAAATTGGACACCACCTGCTTCGCCTCCCGGAAATGGTTATCAATATTATATCAGTCAGGACAGTACTCCGCCGCTTAATACCGATTCAACACCTCCAACAGGTTACTCATTAACTAATAGTAAAGTTATTAATAACCTCAATCAAAATACCACTTACCGTTGGTGGGTTCGATCTAGTTGCGGAACCCAAAATAGTATTTGGGTATATTATGGTGCTTTTACTACCGCTGCAACCATTTGTAACCAACCTTCTAATTTGTCAATAAGTGCCATAACAGGAAATTCTGCATTATTGTCATGGACAGCTCCTTCACCAACTCCTTCGGATGGCTATCAATATTATTTTAATACTACCGGCACCACACCAATCACTCAATTTGATACTGATAATACTAGTGTTACCTTGAATAACTTGCAACCTAGTACGACCTATTATTATTGGGTAAAGTCTGTTTGCGGTTTTAATATATTTAGTCCTTGGCTTTTTGGAGGCTCTTTTACTACTTTGAACGGACAGTTTTGTAATGTTGCAGAGTATGGATTATATCCTTCCGCGACATTTACACCTACTTGTACAGGAACAGCAGAAAATATTGCTATTGATGCCTACTCGGGCGAATATAGTAATGTGGCCATTAATGCTAATACTAATTATACTTTCTCAAGTTCTGTTGCTACCGATTATATTACATTGACGAGTCAAGATGGAAGCACACTCTTAACAAATGGAACAACACCTTTGTCGTGGAATTCAGGAACCAACTCAGGAATTATACGTTATTATTTTCATAAAAGCGTTGCTTGTGATAGCGAAAACATTGAACGAACCCGTTCTATAACTTGTAACAGTACAGCAAGTTGTCTTCCGCCTTCTAATTTATCGAGTTTTAATGTAGGTAGTTCAACTGCCTCTATCAGTTGGACCGCAGCTGTATCCAATCCATCATTATACGATGTTTATTTCAGCACTTCAAATACTGCTCCTAATGCGGCAACAATACCCAACGGAAGTATAGGTACAACGGCAGCAACCTTAAGTAGTTTATCCGTATCAACTACTTATTATTTTTGGGTAAGGTCTAACTGTAATCCATTGGTTAGCTCATGGGTTTCCGGCGGAAGTTTTACGACAACGGCTACTCCTTGTAACGTGCCTTCCAATATTACAAAGACAAATATTACGAGTAGTGCAGCTCAAATTAATTGGACGGCTGCATCGCCAACACCAAGCAATGGTTATCAGTTTTACTATAGTACCATTAATACAGCACCAATAGTTTCAACAACACCATCAGGAAATGCTACAGCTAATAGTACGAATCTCTCTGGCTTAGTTGCTGCAACAACCTATTACATTTGGTTGCGTTCCAATTGTGGTGCATCACAAAGTGTTTGGGTTTCCGGAGGTAGCTTTACCACACTTGCAGCTACTTGCAATCCGCCATCAAGTTTGACCAGTAGCGGAATTACAAGTAGTACGGCACAAATTAGTTGGACAGCAGCATCGCCAGCTCCAACGCAATACGATGTTTATTTTAGTACTTCAAATACAACTCCCACTGCAGCAACAACTCCGGTTGGAAGCATAACCGGCGTAGCTGCTAATATAATTGACTTAACGGCCGGCACAACCTATTATTTTTGGGTACGTTCCAATTGTGGTTCATCAAACAGCGCATGGGTTTATGGAGGTAGTTTCACTACAATAGCTCAAGGCGCTTGTATTGATGCCTTATACGGACAATATCCAGAACAACAATTCACTCCAAATTGCACCGGAAGTTTTCAAACGATTGTTACAGACGCTTATGCCGGAGAATTCTCTTTTGTAGATGTTTATCCTAACAGAACCTATACTTTTAGCAGTTCGGTTGCAACAGATTTTATCACCATTGGTGATGGAAATCAAACAATGGTTTACACGAGCGGAATCACACCACTGACCTGGAATTCGGGATCTGTTACTGACGTGGTTAGGTTTTATCTGCATACAAACTCAAGCTGTGGTTCTCAAAATGTAAATAGAATAAGATCAGTGAAATGTTCGAACACTTTAGAGGTAGAGGATAATCAAATGGAAAGCTTGTTGTTGTTTCCCAATCCAACCACAAACTTACTACATGTTACTTATAGTACTATAATTGATAGTGTGTTTATCTATAACATTTTAGGTCAATTGGTTGCAAAACAAAACATTCAAGCTAAGACAGGAATCATCAATTTATCGGAAGTCTCTGCAGGTACTTATTTTGTTAAAGTGTTATCCGGTGAGAATTTAAAAACCCTCAAAGTCATCAAAGAATAA
- a CDS encoding alpha/beta hydrolase has product MKLTFLFFILLSLVTNAQNIKVSKGKVQRFESFKSQFMDDRNVDVWLPNDYSENEKYAVLYMHDGQMLFDAETTWNQQAWEVDEVAGKLNAESKVKKFIVVGIWNIPEKRHPEYFPQKPYESLTPVQRDTITAQLQKAGRTKAVFKPYSDLYLKFLVTELKPFIDLNFSTLTDKDNTFIAGSSMGGLISMYAICEYPDVFGAAACISTHWPGIFAVENNPIPEAFYTYLRKNLPNPKTNRIYFDYGDQTLDALYPPLQEKADAVMIEKGFTSDNWLTKFFPGKNHSEEAWAERLPIPLEFLLRK; this is encoded by the coding sequence ATGAAATTGACCTTCTTATTTTTTATACTCTTAAGCTTGGTTACCAATGCGCAAAACATCAAAGTATCCAAAGGAAAAGTACAACGGTTTGAAAGTTTCAAATCCCAATTTATGGACGATCGAAATGTGGATGTTTGGTTGCCCAATGATTATTCAGAGAACGAAAAGTACGCTGTACTGTATATGCACGACGGTCAAATGTTGTTTGACGCCGAAACCACTTGGAACCAGCAAGCTTGGGAAGTAGATGAAGTTGCGGGCAAATTAAATGCAGAAAGCAAAGTCAAGAAATTCATTGTTGTTGGGATTTGGAATATCCCCGAGAAAAGACATCCGGAATACTTTCCGCAAAAGCCTTACGAAAGTTTGACACCAGTGCAAAGAGATACTATCACAGCTCAATTGCAAAAAGCAGGAAGAACTAAAGCGGTTTTCAAACCTTACTCCGATTTGTATTTGAAATTTTTGGTGACAGAATTGAAACCTTTTATTGACCTCAATTTTTCTACCTTAACAGATAAAGACAATACGTTCATTGCCGGTTCAAGTATGGGCGGTTTGATTTCGATGTATGCAATTTGTGAATATCCCGATGTTTTTGGTGCGGCAGCTTGTATTTCAACCCATTGGCCCGGGATTTTTGCCGTAGAAAACAATCCGATTCCGGAGGCTTTTTATACTTACTTGAGAAAAAATCTACCGAATCCTAAAACGAACAGAATTTACTTTGATTATGGCGACCAGACATTAGATGCTTTGTATCCGCCGTTGCAAGAGAAAGCAGATGCTGTTATGATTGAAAAAGGATTTACCTCTGACAACTGGCTGACCAAATTCTTTCCAGGAAAAAATCATTCAGAAGAAGCTTGGGCAGAACGATTGCCTATTCCGTTGGAGTTCTTGTTGAGGAAATAG
- a CDS encoding T9SS type B sorting domain-containing protein: MIFKKYSFFILLLFGSASAQYTTTDESMTPLQLIENVLINSGCASVSNVSVSGGNFASGEKSWGYFNANGSSFPFTEGVVLSTGKIINTNGPNTFISDDGGGMGWNGDNDLNQALGLNNTFNATILEFDFIPIGNQISFDYIFSSEQYLTNPNPNQCSYTDGFVFLLKEVSGSSYENLAVIPNTNIPVKVNTVRGTGTICPAENEQYFGGFNGGEHPTNFNGQTTILTASATVIPGNQYHIKLVIADEGNYRYDSAIYLKGSSFSIGVNLGNDRTLANQNPVCFNENLTLNGTSNGAQSYQWRFNGNPIIGQTGSTLTFSPPYNSTQNGTYSLATTYSATCTNISEINLDFAPELTIGQTVYSYCDSDSNQDGISTILLNDIVTTLFPNLPSNYQVGFYSSPTSTTLLPNSFQNSTANQQIIYARILNNNCYNNVPVTLNILRFNGTIADETVGICVNIPASLIADSGYQNYLWNTGATTPTIQVAVPGIYTVSFENSSGCSITKTFTVVGSEIATIDDIIINDFSSNNTIEIIASGIGDYEYSIDGLLFQDSPVFTNLNGLQYTAFVRDKKGCGMVSQIFFLVQIPKYFTPNGDGINETWYVKNLIQRGLSQSIITIFDRYGKVITQFSGTDFGWDGTYNGRLLFADDYWFTITHLGKLLTKGHFALIR, encoded by the coding sequence ATGATTTTTAAAAAATATAGTTTTTTTATCCTTTTACTATTTGGTTCTGCTTCTGCGCAATATACAACCACTGACGAAAGTATGACACCTCTGCAATTAATTGAGAATGTCTTGATTAATTCGGGTTGTGCTTCTGTATCCAATGTTTCGGTATCCGGTGGAAATTTTGCTTCAGGAGAAAAAAGTTGGGGTTATTTTAATGCGAATGGTTCGAGTTTCCCATTTACAGAAGGCGTTGTTTTAAGCACTGGAAAAATTATCAATACCAACGGGCCAAATACTTTTATCTCTGATGATGGCGGCGGTATGGGTTGGAATGGTGATAACGACTTGAATCAGGCGTTGGGTTTAAATAATACTTTTAATGCAACAATTCTAGAATTTGATTTCATTCCTATAGGAAACCAGATTAGCTTCGATTATATTTTTTCCTCAGAACAATATCTAACCAATCCTAATCCTAACCAATGTAGTTACACAGATGGTTTTGTATTTCTATTAAAAGAAGTAAGTGGTTCCAGCTATGAAAATTTAGCCGTTATTCCAAACACAAATATTCCTGTAAAAGTCAATACGGTTCGAGGAACAGGCACCATTTGTCCGGCTGAAAACGAACAATATTTTGGTGGCTTTAACGGTGGTGAACATCCAACCAATTTTAATGGACAAACTACCATATTAACCGCAAGTGCTACTGTAATTCCGGGAAACCAATACCATATTAAATTGGTGATTGCCGATGAAGGAAATTATAGGTATGATTCCGCTATTTATTTAAAAGGAAGTAGTTTTTCTATAGGAGTTAATTTAGGCAACGACCGTACTCTTGCCAATCAAAATCCGGTTTGTTTTAATGAAAATCTAACTTTAAATGGCACTTCAAACGGCGCTCAAAGTTACCAATGGCGTTTTAACGGCAACCCTATTATTGGTCAGACCGGAAGTACGTTAACCTTTTCTCCGCCTTACAACAGCACTCAAAACGGAACGTATTCCTTAGCGACCACTTATTCTGCAACTTGTACTAATATCTCTGAAATCAACTTAGATTTTGCTCCGGAACTCACTATTGGTCAAACCGTATATTCCTATTGTGACAGTGATAGTAATCAGGATGGAATCAGTACCATTTTATTAAATGATATTGTTACTACCTTATTTCCTAATTTGCCTTCAAACTATCAAGTAGGCTTTTACAGCAGTCCAACAAGTACAACGCTACTTCCGAATTCGTTTCAAAACAGCACTGCAAATCAACAAATTATTTATGCCCGAATTCTTAACAACAATTGCTACAACAACGTTCCCGTTACACTAAACATTCTAAGGTTTAATGGTACCATAGCAGATGAAACCGTTGGTATTTGTGTTAATATACCGGCAAGTCTCATTGCAGATTCAGGCTATCAGAATTATTTATGGAATACCGGCGCGACAACTCCTACCATTCAGGTTGCTGTTCCCGGAATTTATACCGTTTCGTTTGAAAACTCGTCCGGTTGTTCCATAACTAAGACTTTTACGGTTGTCGGCTCCGAAATTGCGACTATCGATGACATCATCATCAACGATTTTAGTTCTAATAATACGATTGAAATTATAGCTTCCGGAATTGGTGACTATGAATATTCTATTGATGGCCTTCTTTTTCAAGATAGTCCGGTTTTTACAAATTTGAATGGTTTGCAATACACTGCTTTTGTCAGAGACAAAAAAGGTTGTGGTATGGTTTCCCAAATATTTTTCTTGGTACAAATTCCGAAATACTTTACGCCAAACGGTGACGGAATTAATGAAACTTGGTATGTTAAAAATTTAATCCAAAGAGGATTAAGTCAATCTATAATTACTATTTTTGATCGTTACGGAAAAGTAATTACGCAATTTTCGGGCACCGATTTTGGTTGGGATGGCACGTATAATGGTCGCCTTTTATTTGCCGATGACTATTGGTTTACTATTACCCATTTAGGCAAACTACTTACCAAAGGACATTTTGCTTTAATACGATAA
- a CDS encoding T9SS type B sorting domain-containing protein, whose translation MNAIVSCGNTSFNNLSVQGPGIQEIPNLSCGSQENNSLWIKVTIKTDGTLGFLLTPQNSALIVDFDFFVFGPDATCQSLGSPIRCSTTNPIAAGTSDNLTGMNETEPDWNEGPAELGNNYVQWLDVLEGETYYIVVDRAAGNGDFSLEWTGTATFSEPPIVNGSTSGALNIALCDSDPIDDGSTEFDLTQSGNIAIGIQNNIIASYYLTENEATIDLNAIPNPTTFRNTVNPQTIFIRLENALSGCFTLSSFTLSVTPFNFPDLADLEECDTDNDGFVAFNLSDIRNQFNTDPNNIISFHHTNNDNINLPDIYTNQTAFVNEVLWAKIYNSVEGCTVYKPFTIIINRIPDAVPSQITQCDFEIFPDGMTTFNLTQANSDLTNGESSMTTQFYLNTTDALNNQNEQNTLFNNTANPQILTVKITNPLNGCFSLTTLTLNVSLNPTTTVTLQSCDDNVEDGIATFNLADAGFETNGNAVSYYYNTNDALMEQNPITTNQFSGQNIYVRVENGNDCVGIHIIQLEVSTIPQATIDAQGILCTNLPNHPVTLHTAVNNPGNYNFYWAPNGETSQNITVTQAGDYTVTVTDTSTSCFTTVDIHLDASEAPVLEAVEVIDLVQINSISIVVSGNGDYWYSLDNGNYQQSNFFDAVLPGQHIVSIKDMNGCGIIYQTVFVLGIPNYFTPNGDGYHDYWQVRGLDINTNSRSKIYIFNRFGKLLKQISLVGEGWDGTYNGRQMPADDYWYSIQFDDGRNVKGHFALKR comes from the coding sequence ATGAATGCCATTGTTTCTTGTGGAAATACCAGCTTTAACAACTTGTCTGTTCAAGGACCTGGTATACAGGAAATACCAAACCTTTCTTGCGGAAGTCAAGAGAACAATTCTCTGTGGATTAAAGTTACCATCAAAACAGACGGAACATTGGGCTTTTTATTAACTCCTCAAAACAGTGCTCTCATTGTGGATTTTGACTTTTTTGTTTTTGGCCCTGACGCCACTTGCCAAAGTTTGGGTTCTCCAATAAGGTGCTCAACAACAAACCCTATTGCAGCCGGAACATCCGACAATCTAACCGGAATGAACGAAACAGAACCTGACTGGAATGAGGGTCCGGCCGAATTGGGAAATAATTATGTACAATGGCTTGATGTTCTTGAAGGTGAAACTTACTACATTGTAGTAGATAGAGCTGCTGGAAATGGTGATTTTTCTCTTGAATGGACAGGAACAGCCACTTTTAGTGAGCCGCCTATAGTTAATGGAAGCACTAGCGGTGCTTTGAATATTGCGTTATGTGACAGCGATCCTATTGACGACGGATCGACTGAATTTGATTTGACCCAAAGTGGAAATATAGCGATTGGAATTCAAAACAATATCATTGCTTCTTATTATTTGACAGAGAATGAAGCAACCATTGATTTGAATGCAATTCCAAATCCGACAACTTTCAGAAACACCGTTAATCCTCAAACAATATTTATTCGTTTGGAAAATGCGCTTAGTGGTTGTTTTACCTTGAGTTCTTTTACATTATCGGTAACCCCATTCAATTTTCCTGATCTTGCTGATTTAGAAGAATGCGATACTGATAATGATGGTTTTGTTGCTTTTAATTTATCCGATATCAGGAATCAGTTTAATACTGACCCAAACAATATTATCAGTTTCCATCATACCAATAATGACAATATAAACCTGCCAGACATTTATACAAACCAAACCGCCTTTGTTAATGAAGTCTTATGGGCCAAAATTTACAATTCGGTTGAAGGATGTACGGTATACAAACCTTTTACTATTATTATTAACCGAATACCTGATGCGGTTCCTTCACAAATAACTCAGTGCGATTTTGAAATTTTTCCTGATGGCATGACAACCTTTAATCTCACTCAGGCAAATTCAGATTTAACAAACGGTGAAAGCTCAATGACAACTCAATTTTATCTCAACACAACCGATGCCTTAAACAATCAAAACGAGCAAAATACTCTATTTAACAACACTGCCAATCCGCAAATACTGACGGTTAAAATTACCAACCCCTTAAATGGTTGCTTCAGTCTGACAACATTAACGCTCAATGTAAGTCTAAATCCAACCACTACAGTTACGTTACAAAGTTGTGATGACAATGTAGAAGACGGAATAGCCACTTTTAATTTGGCCGATGCCGGTTTTGAAACTAATGGCAATGCTGTAAGTTATTATTACAATACCAATGATGCTTTAATGGAACAAAACCCTATAACAACAAATCAATTTTCGGGACAAAATATTTACGTCCGAGTTGAAAACGGGAATGATTGCGTTGGTATTCACATTATCCAACTGGAGGTTTCTACTATTCCACAAGCTACCATTGATGCACAGGGAATCTTATGTACTAACCTGCCGAATCATCCTGTCACTTTGCATACCGCAGTCAATAACCCGGGAAATTATAATTTTTATTGGGCACCTAACGGAGAAACCTCGCAAAATATAACGGTAACTCAAGCCGGAGATTATACGGTAACCGTAACAGATACCTCAACATCCTGCTTTACAACAGTTGATATTCATCTGGATGCCTCAGAAGCTCCTGTTTTAGAAGCCGTAGAAGTTATCGATTTGGTCCAAATCAATTCTATATCCATTGTGGTCTCCGGAAATGGTGATTATTGGTACAGTCTTGATAACGGCAATTATCAGCAATCTAATTTTTTTGATGCGGTTCTTCCCGGCCAACATATAGTTTCCATAAAGGATATGAATGGTTGTGGCATAATTTATCAAACCGTTTTTGTATTGGGTATCCCAAATTATTTCACGCCAAACGGAGACGGATATCATGATTATTGGCAAGTTAGAGGATTGGACATCAATACCAATAGCCGTTCAAAAATTTATATTTTTAACCGCTTTGGGAAATTGCTAAAACAAATTAGTTTAGTAGGAGAAGGTTGGGACGGAACTTACAATGGACGCCAAATGCCTGCTGATGATTATTGGTATTCGATTCAATTTGATGATGGTCGAAATGTTAAAGGTCATTTTGCTTTGAAAAGATAA